In Firmicutes bacterium ASF500, a single genomic region encodes these proteins:
- the pgcA gene encoding Phosphoglucomutase has product MSYRDTYQAWLASPALSQAEKAELEAIQNDEKEIESRFFSQLEFGTAGLRGTMGTGLYRMNVHVIRHATQSFAEVILAVGPEAAARGVAICFDCRNNSDAFAREAACVMAGNGIPVRLFEALRPTPELSFAIREYDCIAGINVTASHNPKEYNGYKVYWEDGAQLPPQHADEVAKRMRELDVFSCVKKADYDQAVAEGKIVIMGQETDERFLSNVMGQVNDKAAVEKAADTFKMVYTPFHGTGYRMIPEALKRLGMKHVICVPEQMVIDGNFPTVVSPNPENPEGFYLAVDIAKKEGADFILGSDPDADRVGIMVNTGDGEFKVLTGNQTGVLLLDYLIGAMKRTGKLPANPVALKTIVTTEMARKVAEVNGLKCFDTFTGFKFLAQKKDQLESSGEGNVIMSYEESYGYMLGSYVRDKDAVTAAVALTEMAAWYAGQGMTLYDALLALYEKYGFYGEKTLNLVMPGLDGLKKMAELMANLREKPPVEIAGVAVKEQKDYKDGSVVCVECGKRSEMELSGSNVLRYEMADGTSLIVRPSGTEPKVKVYILANGESREACDAKVAKYAAWAETLKG; this is encoded by the coding sequence ATGTCCTATCGCGATACTTACCAGGCCTGGCTGGCCAGTCCCGCCCTGTCTCAGGCCGAGAAGGCCGAGCTGGAGGCCATCCAAAACGACGAAAAGGAGATCGAGTCCCGCTTCTTCTCCCAGCTGGAGTTCGGCACCGCCGGCCTCCGGGGGACCATGGGGACCGGCCTCTACCGGATGAACGTCCATGTCATCCGTCACGCCACCCAGTCTTTTGCCGAGGTAATCCTGGCCGTGGGCCCCGAGGCGGCGGCCCGGGGGGTTGCCATCTGCTTCGACTGCCGCAACAACTCCGACGCCTTCGCCCGGGAGGCCGCCTGCGTCATGGCCGGCAACGGCATCCCCGTCCGGCTGTTTGAGGCCCTGCGCCCCACCCCCGAGCTGTCCTTCGCCATCCGGGAGTACGACTGCATCGCCGGCATCAACGTCACCGCCAGCCACAACCCCAAGGAGTACAACGGCTACAAGGTCTACTGGGAGGACGGCGCCCAACTGCCCCCCCAGCACGCCGACGAGGTGGCCAAGCGGATGCGGGAGCTGGACGTGTTCTCCTGCGTCAAGAAGGCCGACTACGACCAGGCCGTGGCCGAGGGGAAAATCGTCATCATGGGTCAGGAGACCGACGAGCGCTTCCTGTCCAACGTGATGGGTCAGGTCAACGACAAGGCGGCGGTGGAGAAGGCGGCTGACACCTTCAAGATGGTGTACACCCCCTTCCACGGCACCGGCTACCGGATGATTCCCGAGGCTCTGAAGCGCCTGGGCATGAAGCACGTCATCTGCGTCCCGGAGCAGATGGTCATTGACGGCAATTTCCCCACGGTGGTCTCCCCCAACCCGGAGAACCCCGAGGGCTTCTATCTGGCGGTGGACATCGCCAAGAAGGAGGGGGCCGACTTCATCCTGGGCTCCGACCCCGACGCCGACCGGGTGGGCATCATGGTCAACACCGGAGACGGGGAGTTCAAGGTGCTCACCGGCAACCAGACCGGCGTACTGCTGCTGGACTACCTCATCGGAGCCATGAAGCGCACCGGCAAGCTGCCCGCCAACCCTGTCGCCCTGAAGACAATCGTCACCACCGAGATGGCCCGGAAGGTGGCCGAGGTCAACGGCCTCAAGTGCTTCGACACCTTCACCGGCTTTAAGTTCCTGGCCCAGAAGAAGGACCAGCTGGAGAGCTCCGGCGAGGGCAATGTGATCATGTCCTATGAGGAGAGCTACGGCTATATGCTGGGCTCCTACGTCCGGGACAAGGACGCCGTCACCGCCGCCGTGGCGCTGACCGAGATGGCCGCCTGGTACGCCGGCCAGGGCATGACCCTGTACGACGCCCTGCTGGCCCTCTATGAGAAGTACGGCTTCTACGGTGAAAAGACCCTGAACCTGGTCATGCCCGGCCTGGACGGCCTGAAAAAGATGGCCGAGCTGATGGCGAACCTCCGGGAGAAGCCCCCTGTGGAGATCGCCGGCGTGGCCGTCAAGGAGCAGAAGGACTACAAGGACGGCAGCGTGGTCTGCGTGGAGTGCGGCAAGCGGTCCGAGATGGAGCTGTCCGGCTCCAACGTGCTGCGCTATGAGATGGCCGACGGCACCAGCCTGATCGTCCGTCCCTCCGGCACCGAGCCCAAGGTGAAGGTCTACATCCTGGCCAACGGCGAGAGCCGGGAGGCCTGCGACGCCAAGGTAGCCAAATACGCCGCCTGGGCCGAGACCTTGAAGGGCTGA
- a CDS encoding Bacteriohemerythrin — protein sequence MDTCFEWHEEYNIGVDTIDREHERLFKIINKLYRFREEQKDSQWTCQEGVKFFKGHTMKHFADEEEYMASIGYEGLERHRRIHNNFRENTLPALELELKRCDYSPDSVEHFLGVCTGWLIGHTLTEDQAITGKGTSVWKDLLPGEELASVKKIIVRLIFDMFRLESQVISDTYGGEKFGKGVYYRLVYGNNKVKKMQEIILVFEEKLLLNTVGRAMGLLSGKLDNMLINAARYTARQFAGRVMEYLPDVKTYELKEENLLTYEQFQRVFKREKPQISLLLNTGGAGYFAYVAIAPHLLEKGVGTPIEAENALTEVERYLATRAQQAAQEEREHKKKVLVVDDSMTIRHSIKQLLEPEYEVAQAESGVAAIRTITLNRPDLVLLDYEMPVVDGKQTLEMLRFDKSFASIPVIFLTGRDDPELVRDLLSMKPAGYLLKYLKPDQIKGKIDAFFAKQK from the coding sequence ATGGACACGTGTTTTGAGTGGCACGAGGAGTACAACATCGGGGTTGACACCATTGACAGAGAGCATGAGCGGCTCTTCAAAATCATCAACAAGCTGTACCGGTTCCGGGAGGAGCAGAAGGACAGCCAGTGGACCTGTCAGGAGGGCGTAAAGTTCTTCAAGGGCCACACCATGAAGCACTTCGCCGACGAGGAGGAGTATATGGCCTCCATCGGCTATGAGGGCCTGGAGCGGCACAGGCGCATCCACAACAACTTTCGGGAAAACACCCTGCCGGCCCTGGAGCTGGAGCTGAAGCGGTGCGACTACTCCCCGGACTCGGTGGAGCACTTTTTAGGGGTGTGTACCGGCTGGCTCATCGGCCACACCCTGACCGAGGACCAGGCCATTACGGGAAAGGGCACCAGCGTGTGGAAGGACCTCCTTCCCGGCGAGGAGCTGGCCAGCGTGAAAAAGATCATCGTCCGGCTGATCTTTGATATGTTCCGCCTGGAGTCCCAGGTCATCAGCGACACCTACGGCGGGGAAAAGTTCGGCAAGGGCGTGTACTACCGCCTGGTTTATGGCAACAACAAGGTAAAGAAGATGCAGGAGATCATCCTGGTCTTTGAGGAGAAGCTGCTGCTGAACACGGTGGGCCGGGCGATGGGACTGCTGTCCGGCAAGCTGGACAACATGCTGATTAACGCCGCCCGGTACACCGCCCGGCAATTCGCGGGCCGGGTGATGGAGTACCTTCCGGATGTAAAGACCTATGAGCTGAAGGAGGAAAATCTGCTCACCTATGAGCAGTTCCAGCGGGTGTTCAAGCGGGAGAAGCCGCAGATCAGCCTGCTGCTCAACACCGGCGGCGCGGGCTACTTCGCCTACGTCGCCATCGCCCCCCACCTTCTGGAGAAGGGCGTGGGCACCCCCATTGAGGCGGAAAACGCCTTGACGGAGGTGGAGCGCTACTTAGCCACCCGGGCCCAACAGGCGGCCCAGGAGGAGCGGGAGCACAAGAAGAAGGTCCTGGTGGTGGACGACTCCATGACCATCCGCCACAGCATCAAGCAGCTGCTGGAGCCCGAGTACGAGGTGGCCCAGGCCGAGTCGGGCGTGGCCGCGATCCGGACCATCACCCTGAACCGGCCCGACCTGGTGCTGCTGGATTACGAAATGCCGGTGGTGGACGGCAAGCAGACCCTGGAAATGCTCCGGTTTGACAAGTCCTTCGCCAGCATCCCCGTCATTTTCCTCACCGGGCGGGACGACCCGGAGCTGGTCCGGGACCTGCTGTCTATGAAGCCGGCGGGCTATTTGCTCAAATACCTCAAGCCCGACCAGATTAAGGGCAAAATCGACGCCTTCTTCGCGAAGCAGAAATAA
- the rpsT gene encoding 30S ribosomal protein S20 — MPNIKSAKKRVLVSQAKAAQNKAARSALKTDIKKFEAAVAEGNRSEADAAYKVAVKAVDKAAARGLLHRNNAANKKSKMTIKLSKLA; from the coding sequence TTGCCGAATATTAAGTCTGCTAAGAAGCGCGTTCTGGTGTCTCAGGCCAAGGCCGCGCAGAACAAGGCCGCGAGGTCCGCGCTGAAGACCGACATCAAGAAGTTTGAGGCCGCGGTGGCCGAAGGCAACCGCAGCGAGGCCGATGCCGCTTACAAGGTGGCTGTCAAGGCGGTGGACAAGGCCGCTGCCCGGGGTCTGCTGCACCGCAATAATGCCGCCAACAAGAAGAGCAAGATGACCATCAAGCTGAGCAAGCTGGCTTGA
- the gpr gene encoding Germination protease, which yields MLVRRTDLALEARELWQERTGAVTALPGVEAWDSAREGIPVSTVKVLDSRGEEALGKPAGCYVTLTLEGLARREEDIFRRAVEAAAAELSALLQPVPPEGLVLVAGLGNRAITPDAVGPKVHQNVLVTRHLVRQMPEHFGALRPVASLAAEVMGTTGVESGELVRAVCEKIQPACVIAVDALASRSLARLCKTVQLADTGITPGSGVGNHRMGLTRDTLGVPVIAVGVPTVVDGATLAADLLGTDELPDLHGDGGLLVTPKDIDSQVNDLSKVIGYAISMALQPGMALEELELLLS from the coding sequence ATGCTGGTGCGGCGGACCGACCTGGCGCTGGAGGCCAGGGAGCTTTGGCAGGAACGGACGGGGGCGGTGACCGCCCTGCCGGGGGTGGAGGCCTGGGACAGCGCCCGGGAGGGCATCCCGGTGAGCACCGTCAAGGTGCTGGACAGCCGGGGGGAGGAGGCCCTGGGCAAGCCGGCGGGCTGCTACGTCACCCTGACCCTGGAGGGGCTGGCCCGCCGGGAGGAGGACATCTTCCGGCGGGCCGTTGAGGCGGCGGCGGCGGAGCTGTCCGCTCTGCTCCAGCCCGTCCCGCCGGAGGGGCTGGTCCTGGTGGCCGGGCTGGGCAACCGGGCCATCACCCCCGACGCCGTGGGCCCCAAGGTCCACCAGAACGTGCTGGTCACCCGGCACCTGGTGCGGCAAATGCCGGAGCACTTCGGCGCCCTCCGCCCGGTGGCCTCCCTGGCGGCGGAGGTGATGGGTACCACCGGCGTGGAGAGCGGCGAGCTGGTGCGGGCGGTATGCGAGAAAATCCAGCCCGCCTGCGTCATCGCGGTGGACGCCCTGGCCTCCCGGTCGCTGGCCCGGCTGTGCAAAACGGTGCAGCTGGCTGACACCGGAATTACCCCCGGCTCCGGCGTGGGCAACCACCGCATGGGCCTCACCCGGGACACCCTGGGCGTGCCCGTCATCGCTGTGGGCGTGCCCACCGTGGTGGACGGGGCCACCCTGGCCGCCGACCTCCTGGGCACCGATGAGCTGCCCGACCTCCACGGAGACGGCGGCCTGCTGGTCACCCCCAAGGACATCGACAGCCAGGTCAACGACCTGTCCAAGGTGATCGGCTACGCCATCAGTATGGCCCTCCAGCCGGGCATGGCCCTGGAGGAATTGGAGCTTCTTCTCAGCTGA